Part of the Flagellimonas eckloniae genome, ATCTGCTATATTTATAAATCTTTGGTTTTTCATTATTTATTGCCACAAACAAGTATTCCTGTCCGTTCCGATCCTTAAAAGGGAGCAAGTGCTTAATTTCGCCCCTTACATAAAAACCGGACTCTTGGTAAGGTAACCATTCAAATTTCCCACCTTCCTTTGCCATTAAAACGCTACCATAGCTGGCATCCAATCTACTGTACTGTGGTTTAAAGTTGTATTTATTACCACCAAGGATGATGTCGAGTTTTCCATCACCATCAATATCTGTGCAATTAATATCACAAACGCAAGAGAACTGTGTTTCTTTGGGCAATGGTTTTAGCTCAAAATTTCCATTACCATCATTCAATGCAATCATACTTTTCACAGTATTGACTTCTTTTACAATAGAATTTTCCAACACTTTTGAATCCAAAAGCTCATCTATACTTTTGGTGGCATAGTCCGAAAATTTAAGGTTTTGCTTTTTAAGGGAAACCAGCTGATTGGTAAGTTCTCTTTTCATTGCAACGGGTACGTTCCTATTTTCAATATGCTTTGTAACAATTTGTTCAATGGTTCCGTTATTGTCAAAATCATTGATGAACATTTTTGATGGAGCTTCTTTGGAAGCTTTGTACGCAAAATTACTTCCTTGGTTGCCGAAAATTAAATCAATATCCCCATCATTATCCAAGTCTTTTGGGTAGACAGTGTTCCACCAACCATATAAACTGTCCAACGAACTGGCTTTGGGACTTAATCTTCTACCATTATTTTTAAAGATTTGGGGAGCGCCCCAATCACTTGTCAATACAAGGTCTTTTTTTGAATCCCCATCAATATCAGCCCAGGTAGCATCAGTAACCATCCCTGCATTTTTTAAATGGAACGCCTTGTTTTCAGTCACATCCGAAAAACTTCCATCACCATTATTTTGCAAAAAAAGATGCTCAGGATTTACACCATAAATTCCGGGTACGCTTCTGCTACCTATGAATAAATCATCATCGCCATCATCATCAAAATCGTGAGGCACAATTACAGAAACATTGGTGTTTAAGCTTATTAGGGCATTTGGACTTTTTGTAAAATTCCCTTTCCCGTCATTTAAATAAATGCGATTGGAATAATTAGGGGAGTCATTGGGGATGTTTCCTCCAGATCCAACAACCAAGTCCATGTCCCCATCTCCATCAATATCCAAAAATGCGGATGCGGTATCTTCAAAAAATCGGTCCGCCCTAAAAGCATCTTGAGTATAAGCTGATTTTAGTTCACCTTTTCCTTTATGAAAATAAATTTTGGCGGCTTCACCCTTGGAGCCTCCAACATATACATCCTCGTTGCCATCATTATCAATATCAGCAATGGAAACCGTAGGTCCTTCTTGGGATAACATTGTTGAAATCAAACCTTCATAATCAAAATCTATGTGTTTATTTTCTTGATGTGAGGGCATGTTAGACTTTATCTCACTTAAAAAAGGAATTGGAGTTTCCTCAATCACTTGATAGATTTCATTTGCATCTGACTGTTTTAGGGTTAATGCTGTATTTGCTGCAATACCCTTAAGTATTTGGGTTTTATCATCGGGCCAGATTACCCGTAGTGAATCAATTTTTGTTGTTTGTCCCAGTCCGATGGTCATTCCATACTCAACTGAAGATTGAAACCCTCTTGAAGGGATTAATTCATGTCTTATAATTCCTTCATCAACAAATAGCTCAACAATACTTCCGATTGCGAAAGTGTTTGGCGCTATTCCCTCCAATGATATTTTCAGGTAGTTATTGTTGTTCTTTTCAGCATTGTTTTTGTATACAAAAAGTTCTTGGTTTACATTGTTTACCACAATGTCTAAATCTCCGTCATTATCTAGATCACCATAAGCGGCCCCATTTGAAAAACTTGGTATACTTAGCCCCCAATCCTGTGCAGTATTGGAAAATGTGAGGTTTTTATTGTTTTGAAACGCGTAGTTGGAAACTGGGGTAGAAGGCATTGCATTTATAATGACATCTTTCTGTTCTTTGGTGCCTTTAACCGCAGTTTGTTGTCTGGCAACATCCTCAAAAAAGTCAATAAAATCCTGATTGGTCAAATCGTGATAAATTCCATTGCAGACATAAATGTCGCGGTATCCATCATTATCCATATCAAATAATAGCGCTCCCCAACTCCAATCTGTTCCAGAAACCCCACTATAGTTGGCAACTTCTGAAAAAGAATTTCCCGTATTCAATTGCAGAGTGTTCTGCATGTATTGGTAATAGTAATCATTTTGGAGTTTACGTTGATGGGTATCGAAGGTTTCAAAGGTGGTGGTGTTTTTAAGCCTTTCATCCTCCTCGGGAAGCATGTCCGTTACAAAAACATCTGATTTTCCATCATTATTGATATCGGCCATATCTGCACCCATTGAAAATAAGCTCAGATGATTGGCCCAATCCTTTATGCTTTCCGTAAAAGTTCCATCTTGATTATTGATGTAGAGGTAATCGTGTTCAAAAAAATCGTTGGACACATAAATATCAGGATACAGGTCATTGTTTATATCGCCAACAGTAACACCAAGACCAAAACCAACAAGACTTCCGTAAATGTTTGCCTCTTCGCTTACATTTTTAAAAATTCCATTATCATTTCTAAAAAGTTTATCCCCTCCTCCTTTTATTTCATCAATTACGTTCCAATCTTCCGCACGTAGATCTCTTTTATTTTCATATCCAAGGCTTGCAACCGGGATAAAACTATTGTTGAGCATATATACGTCAAGATCTCCGTCTTTATCATAATCAAAAAAAGCTGCGTGGGTGGTAAACCCGCTATCGGCCAAGTTGTAGTCCTGAGCTTTTTCCGTAAAGCTTAAGTCACCATTATTAATAAAAAGCTCATTTTTTTGGTCGTCTCCTTTAATGTTTCCTGCATTACACACATAGATATCAAGAAGCCCATCGGCATTAATATCAACCAAAACAACACCGGTGGACCATGCTTTTGTTCCGCTAACACCCGCCGAATTGGTGATATCTTCAAAGGTAAAATCTCCTTTATTTAGAAATAGCTTATTTTTTTTGCGGTTGGCTGTTAAGTAAATATCGGGTAGACCATCATTATTTATATCACCTATTGCCACTCCGCCGCCATTATAAAAATTGCGATATAGAAAAATGTTGAAGTCTTCCTCGTTTTCTATTTCATTTACAAACGATATACCAGTTTGTGTGCTATCTAAAGAGGTAAAAAGAGTTTCGTCTGAAAGATTTGTTTCAGTTCTTTTGTTTTTTGAACAGGAAACAGAAGTTAGAATGATGAAGAATAGAAAATAATGTAAAAATCTATTGGGCATCTGATTTAGAATAAGTTTGATTGATTTCGATAAGAGTAGATTGTATTCCAAACAAAAAAGCACTTCAAGTTAGGAAAACAAACTTATAATTAGGAATAGAATAGTTATAAAAATTGGATTAAGTAAAAAAGAGGGCACTTAGTGCCCTCTTTTACTTTGATAAACTTAAACTTTAATCTTAGTAACCAGGATTCTGTACCAAATTTGGGTTGGTTGCAATTGCAGAGCCTGGGATAGGGTATAAATCCCTGAAGTCTTCGACTACAGTTTTCATTTCCCATGTTGCAGTTGTATATAGTCCAAATCTTCTAAGGACATCTCTTCTGCCTCCAATTACACCTTCACCATTTAATTCTCTTGCAAGAACATCTGGCATATCATCTAGGGTTAGTGAGCCTAATGCAGCGGCACCAGCTCTCGCCCTAATGGCATTTACCTCTTCCAATGGAGTGAGTGTAGCACCTGTTCCGCCTCTTAATCCAGCTTCAGCTCTCATCAATGCAGCGTCTGTAAACCTCGCAAAAACATAATCTCTAAAACCATCTCCAGGAAGTCCTCCACTGGCACTTCTTACAGGATATTTTACGATACGGATACCATTACGCTCATTGTTTACTTCCAAAGACGTTAAAAGCTCATCTTCATATACAAGGGGGTTTCCTTGTCTGTCTTCAAGAGGTGTACCACTGGGATCAATTTGTTGCCCTCGGACATACCCTGTGGTAAGACCAATTACATTTTCACCAGATTCACCTACACGTGCATCAACTGCTGGATCATTTGTCCCATGCAACCTGAAAGTTTCCGTCATGGTAACAAAACCGTTCCAACCGCCTTGGTTGGGATGTGTCATATTATAAAGTCTAGTTCTGGCATCTCCATCCAACATCATAATCACTTCTTGATTTGTATTGTTGGCCATATCCCAAATATCGAAATAACTCTCATCACCATCAGGATCGTCAGCACCAAGACCATCAAGTTGGAAACCTAATGCCTCAATTGCATTTACATCAGAAATTACCTGATTCATATCACCAGCAGTTCCAGTAAGGATTTCGGCATTGAGGTTTAGCCTAGCTCTCATAAAATGTGCCATTGCTTGACCAACATCTGTTAAAGCACCTCCACTTGAATCGTCTCTCAACGGAGCATCTGGACCATGAGTGGATAAGTTTCCACTTGAGATTGCTGCATCCAAATCAGACTTGGCCAAAGCAAATGCTTCAGAAGGTGTAAGAACTGTAGGATCTACTGTAGAATCATCATCTACTCCTCTAAAAGGAACTTGTCCGAAATAATCCAAAACTGAAAAAACATGAAAGGCTCTGATAACTTGAGCTTGTGCTGTTTCACTTGCACTAGGATTAGATCTGCTGTCCAATAACTGAGTCGCTAATAAGATAGCCGCGTTATGTTTATTCCATGATTGAAGAACATAAAGGTGATTGGGGTCCCAAGTGTGTGCATGCAATACTCTCCACACACCATTGTCACTCCAGTCAGCACCCCTAGTAAGAACAGCAATATTATCTGCAGCTACCTCAGAAAGAGCGTAATCATCGGTTTGGGTTTGAGCATTGTTTATTCCCAAACCATTACTTGCACCACTACTGTACAAAGCATCTAGTGTAGCTGAGCTACTTGCAACTCCATTAAATTCCCCAGATGAGGTTTCA contains:
- a CDS encoding RagB/SusD family nutrient uptake outer membrane protein; its protein translation is MRKETFKNRFVQYIGAATALLLGQACTDLEPTFSDSVSIETSSGEFNGVASSSATLDALYSSGASNGLGINNAQTQTDDYALSEVAADNIAVLTRGADWSDNGVWRVLHAHTWDPNHLYVLQSWNKHNAAILLATQLLDSRSNPSASETAQAQVIRAFHVFSVLDYFGQVPFRGVDDDSTVDPTVLTPSEAFALAKSDLDAAISSGNLSTHGPDAPLRDDSSGGALTDVGQAMAHFMRARLNLNAEILTGTAGDMNQVISDVNAIEALGFQLDGLGADDPDGDESYFDIWDMANNTNQEVIMMLDGDARTRLYNMTHPNQGGWNGFVTMTETFRLHGTNDPAVDARVGESGENVIGLTTGYVRGQQIDPSGTPLEDRQGNPLVYEDELLTSLEVNNERNGIRIVKYPVRSASGGLPGDGFRDYVFARFTDAALMRAEAGLRGGTGATLTPLEEVNAIRARAGAAALGSLTLDDMPDVLARELNGEGVIGGRRDVLRRFGLYTTATWEMKTVVEDFRDLYPIPGSAIATNPNLVQNPGY
- a CDS encoding VCBS repeat-containing protein encodes the protein MPNRFLHYFLFFIILTSVSCSKNKRTETNLSDETLFTSLDSTQTGISFVNEIENEEDFNIFLYRNFYNGGGVAIGDINNDGLPDIYLTANRKKNKLFLNKGDFTFEDITNSAGVSGTKAWSTGVVLVDINADGLLDIYVCNAGNIKGDDQKNELFINNGDLSFTEKAQDYNLADSGFTTHAAFFDYDKDGDLDVYMLNNSFIPVASLGYENKRDLRAEDWNVIDEIKGGGDKLFRNDNGIFKNVSEEANIYGSLVGFGLGVTVGDINNDLYPDIYVSNDFFEHDYLYINNQDGTFTESIKDWANHLSLFSMGADMADINNDGKSDVFVTDMLPEEDERLKNTTTFETFDTHQRKLQNDYYYQYMQNTLQLNTGNSFSEVANYSGVSGTDWSWGALLFDMDNDGYRDIYVCNGIYHDLTNQDFIDFFEDVARQQTAVKGTKEQKDVIINAMPSTPVSNYAFQNNKNLTFSNTAQDWGLSIPSFSNGAAYGDLDNDGDLDIVVNNVNQELFVYKNNAEKNNNNYLKISLEGIAPNTFAIGSIVELFVDEGIIRHELIPSRGFQSSVEYGMTIGLGQTTKIDSLRVIWPDDKTQILKGIAANTALTLKQSDANEIYQVIEETPIPFLSEIKSNMPSHQENKHIDFDYEGLISTMLSQEGPTVSIADIDNDGNEDVYVGGSKGEAAKIYFHKGKGELKSAYTQDAFRADRFFEDTASAFLDIDGDGDMDLVVGSGGNIPNDSPNYSNRIYLNDGKGNFTKSPNALISLNTNVSVIVPHDFDDDGDDDLFIGSRSVPGIYGVNPEHLFLQNNGDGSFSDVTENKAFHLKNAGMVTDATWADIDGDSKKDLVLTSDWGAPQIFKNNGRRLSPKASSLDSLYGWWNTVYPKDLDNDGDIDLIFGNQGSNFAYKASKEAPSKMFINDFDNNGTIEQIVTKHIENRNVPVAMKRELTNQLVSLKKQNLKFSDYATKSIDELLDSKVLENSIVKEVNTVKSMIALNDGNGNFELKPLPKETQFSCVCDINCTDIDGDGKLDIILGGNKYNFKPQYSRLDASYGSVLMAKEGGKFEWLPYQESGFYVRGEIKHLLPFKDRNGQEYLFVAINNEKPKIYKYSR